In Cicer arietinum cultivar CDC Frontier isolate Library 1 chromosome 7, Cicar.CDCFrontier_v2.0, whole genome shotgun sequence, a single window of DNA contains:
- the LOC101509022 gene encoding small ribosomal subunit protein eS30z/eS30y/eS30x, which yields MGKVHGSLARAGKVRGQTPKVAKQDKKKKPRGRAHKRMQYNRRFVTAVVGFGKKRGPNSSEK from the exons ATGG GTAAGGTTCATGGATCTCTTGCACGTGCTGGAAAAGTGAGAGGACAAACTCCCAAAGTTGCTAAGCAAGACAAAAAGAAGAAGCCACGTGGACGCGCTCACAAGCGTATGCAATACAATCGCCGTTTCGTCACCGCCG TTGTGGGATTCGGAAAGAAGCGTGGACCTAACTCATCTGAGAAGTGA
- the LOC101509344 gene encoding protein transport protein SEC16B homolog, which translates to MASNPPFHVEDQTDEDFFDKLVEDDVGPLKSEGNDEGNDSGDVESFANSSGGGSGVEVKEEEEEEECGVKLDGRNAQEGSFLVSSSSSGTTDHGDHGMESGNLSGSSADKSTGIPSSDVKEVDWNSFNAAESNGGVGFGSYSDFFNECNTEVKPANEISGDQYGQEYHHESSTEMKSGNEILNDGLNASVDYAHYQEGQDYDAFVGNNTGGNDPNSSEYWESLYPGWKYDHNTGQWYQVDDQNATTTSQGSSEVNNAMGWIAASDAKAEVSYMQQNAQSVVAGNLAEFGTTETVPSWNHVSQGNNGYPEHMVFDPQYPGWYYDTIAQEWRLLETYNSLVQSSDQRLENGRVSTSTFSHNDNNLYKDYGQAGYYESQGVGGQATVDNWSGSYGSNHQQGLETHTTGTATKTGGSATYGGNRQFDHSFGSSISANKEQPNSSSSFGSVPLYNKNNHGHGLANGTVEQQRFAPSGNFVQHFNYSNTQFDEQKNFSNDYAENHQPFSYSSQSFHGGHQHSHAPHVGRSSIGRPPHALVTFGFGGKLIIMKDYSDLSSTYGSQSVVQGSVSVLNLMEVVSQSIASSSIGNGAGDYFRALGQQSIPGPLVGGSVGNKELNKWIDEKIAYCGSPDMDYKKSERMRLLLSLLKIGCQHYGKLRSPFGTDNILKENDTPESAVAKLFASAKMSGKEYGVLSHCLQNLPSEAQMRATASEVQNLLVSGKKKEALQYAQEGQLWGPALVLASQLGEKFYVDTVKQMALRQLVAGSPLRTLCLLIAGQPAEVFSSDSSNSGDPSAFNMPQQPAQFGSNGMLDDWEENLAVITANRTKGDELVIIHLGDCLWKERSEITAAHICYLVAEANFESYSDSARLCLIGADHWKFPRTYASPKAIQRTELYEYSKVLGNSQFILLPFQPYKLIYAYMLAEVGKVSDSLKYCQAVLKSLKTGRAPEVETWKQLLSSLEERIKTHQQGGYAANLAPGKLVGKLLNFFDSTAHRVVGGGLPPHAPSSSQGNVNGNEHQPMAHRVSNSQSTMAMSSLVPSDSMEPISEWTTDNNRMSKPNRSVSEPDFGRSPRQETSHGAQGKASEGTSRFSRFSFGSQLLQKTMGLVLKPRPGKQAKLGEKNKFYYDEHLKRWVEEGAEPPAEETALPPPPTTATFQNGLTEYNLKSASKTEGPPSKGGSDLKNSNPEHTPGIPPIPPGTNHFATRGRVGVRSRYVDTFNQGGGSSANLFQSPSVPSAKPALAVKAKFFIPAPAPSSNEQTMEAIEENNLEDNLANEYPSTSYRNDGSFQSPKPATPLVRHPSMGNVSNYGAVMNGSNCSSPHSRRTASWGGSIGDSFSPTKLREIMPLGEALGMPPSMYMSDDVSMVGTHMRSGSVGEDLHEVDL; encoded by the exons ATGGCTTCGAATCCTCCATTTCATGTGGAGGATCAGACGGATGAggatttttttgataaattggTTGAGGATGATGTGGGACCCCTTAAGTCTGAAGGCAATGATGAAGGTAATGATTCTGGTGACGTCGAATCGTTTGCGAATTCAAGTGGTGGAGGAAGTGGGGTTGAGGTGaaagaggaagaggaagaggaagaatGTGGTGTGAAATTGGATGGTAGAAATGCACAAGAGGGGAGTTTTTTGGTGTCTTCTAGTTCATCAGGTACGACGGATCACGGTGATCATGGGATGGAATCGGGGAATTTGTCGGGTTCGAGTGCAGACAAGAGCACTGGAATCCCTAGTTCAGATGTTAAGGAGGTTGATTGGAATTCATTTAATGCTGCTGAATCAAATGGAGGTGTTGGGTTTGGATCTTATTCTGACTTTTTCAATGAGTGTAATACTGAGGTAAAACCTGCTAATGAAATTTCGGGAGATCAATATGGGCAAGAATATCATCATGAGTCTAGTACTGAGATGAAATCTGGTAATGAAATTTTGAATGATGGTTTGAATGCTTCGGTTGATTATGCACATTATCAAGAAGGTCAAGATTATGATGCATTTGTGGGAAATAACACAGGTGGGAATGACCCAAATAGCAGTGAGTATTGGGAGAGTCTTTATCCTGGCTGGAAGTATGATCACAATACCGGGCAATGGTATCAAGTAGATGACCAGAATGCAACAACAACTTCTCAGGGAAGCTCAGAAGTCAATAATGCTATGGGTTGGATAGCTGCTTCTGATGCCAAAGCAGAGGtctcttatatgcaacaaaatgCTCAGTCTGTTGTTGCTGGAAATTTAGCTGAATTCGGTACAACTGAAACGGTACCAAGCTGGAATCATGTGTCACAAGGGAATAATGGGTATCCAGAACACATGGTTTTTGATCCCCAGTACCCTGGTTGGTATTATGACACAATTGCCCAAGAATGGCGCTTGTTAGAGACTTACAATTCATTGGTTCAATCTTCTGATCAGAGACTTGAAAATGGACGTGTGTCTACTAGTACTTTTTCTCATAATGATAACAATTTGTATAAAGATTATGGTCAAGCCGGCTATTATGAGTCGCAGGGTGTTGGTGGCCAGGCTACAGTTGACAATTGGAGTGGTTCATATGGTAGTAACCATCAGCAGGGTTTGGAAACACACACAACTGGCACTGCTACTAAAACTGGGGGTAGTGCAACTTATGGTGGAAACCGGCAGTTTGATCATTCTTTTGGTTCTAGTATTTCTGCAAACAAAGAACAACCAAATTCATCTAGCTCCTTTGGATCTGTTCCATTGTACAATAAAAATAACCATGGTCATGGTTTGGCTAATGGAACTGTTGAACAACAACGCTTTGCCCCTAGTGGGAACTTTGttcaacattttaattattCCAATACACAGTTTGATGAgcaaaaaaatttctcaaatgaTTATGCTGAAAATCACCAGCCCTTCAGTTACTCTAGTCAATCATTTCACGGTGGACATCAGCATTCTCATGCCCCTCATGTTGGAAGATCATCCATTGGGCGTCCTCCTCATGCTTTGGTAACATTTGGATTTGGTGGAAAACTCATTATAATGAAAGATTATAGTGATTTAAGCTCAACATATGGAAGTCAG AGTGTTGTACAAGGCTCTGTTTCTGTGTTAAACTTGATGGAAGTTGTATCACAAAGTATTGCTTCTTCCAGTATTGGAAATGGTGCCGGTGATTATTTTCGTGCCCTGGGCCAGCAATCTATCCCAGGTCCGTTGGTTGGTGGGAGTGTTGGAAATAAAGAGTTGAACAAATGGATAGACGAGAAGATTGCATATTGTGGATCCCCTGACATGGATTATAAGAAAAGTGAAAGGATGAGACTCCTTCTCTCTTTGCTTAAAATAGGTTGTCAACATTATGGAAAACTACGTTCTCCTTTTGGTACAGACAATATACTAAAA GAAAATGATACTCCTGAGTCAGCAGTTGCCAAGCTTTTTGCATCTGCCAAGATGAGTGGTAAGGAGTATGGTGTACTGAGCCACTGCCTGCAAAATTTGCCATCTGAAGCACAAATGCGG GCAACGGCTTCTGAGGTACAAAATCTTCTCGTCTCTGGCAAAAAGAAGGAAGCTTTGCAATACGCACAAGAAGGTCAATTGTGGGGACCTGCACTTGTTCTTGCTTCACAACTTGGTGAAAAG TTCTATGTTGATACAGTGAAGCAAATGGCACTTCGTCAACTGGTTGCAGGGTCTCCCTTGCGCACATTATGCCTTCTAATTGCTGGGCAACCAGCAGAAGTTTTCTCTTCTGACAGCTCAAATAGTGGGGACCCTAGTGCTTTTAATATGCCTCAACAACCTGCACAG TTTGGATCTAATGGCATGCTCGATGATTGGGAGGAGAATTTGGCTGTAATAACTGCAAACAGAACAAAAGGTGACGAGCTTGTAATTATTCACCTTGGTGATTGTTTGTGGAAGGAAAGAAGTGAG ATCACTGCTGCACACATATGCTATTTGGTTGCTGAAGCAAACTTTGAGTCATACTCAGACAGTGCAAGGCTTTGTCTAATAGGTGCGGATCACTGGAAATTTCCTCGAACTTATGCTAGTCCAAAGGCTATCCAG AGGACTGAGTTATACGAATATTCAAAGGTGCTCGGAAACTCACAGTTTATTTTGCTTCCTTTTCAACCATATAAACTTATATATGCATATATGCTAGCTGAAGTGGGAAAGGTTTCAGACTCACTGAA GTACTGCCAAGCAGTGCTGAAATCCTTAAAAACTGGTCGCGCACCAGAAGTTGAAACATGGAAACAACTTCTATCCTCTCTTGAGGAGAGGATTAAAACCCACCAACAG GGTGGGTATGCTGCAAATTTGGCTCCTGGAAAATTAGTGGGAAAATTGCTGAACTTTTTTGATAGTACTGCACATCGAGTAGTTGGGGGTGGTTTACCACCACATGCTCCATCATCATCACAAGGAAACGTCAATGGAAATGAACATCAGCCCATGGCACATAGAGTGTCCAATAGCCAATCAACAATGGCCATGTCATCCTTAGTTCCATCTGATTCAATGGAACCCATCAGTGAGTGGACAACTGACAATAATAGAATGTCAAAACCTAATAGAAGTGTTTCCGAGCCAGACTTTGGTAGAAGCCCTCGACAG GAAACCTCGCATGGTGCACAAGGAAAAGCGTCAGAGGGCACATCACGCTTTTCTCGTTTTAGTTTTGGTTCACAACTTCTGCAAAAGACAATGGGACTAGTCTTGAAACCTCGTCCTGGCAAACAG GCAAAATTGGGTGAAAAGAACAAGTTCTATTATGATGAACACCTCAAAAGATGGGTAGAGGAAGGTGCTGAACCTCCAGCTGAAGAAACTGCACTGCCACCACCTCCAACAACTGCAACTTTCCAGAATGGTCTAACTGAATACAACTTGAAATCTGCATCGAAGACAGAAGGACCACCTTCAAAAGGGGGCtctgatttaaaaaattcaaatcctGAACATACTCCAGGGATCCCACCTATACCACCTGGCACAAATCATTTCGCCACTCGTGGCCGTGTTGGTGTTCGATCAAG GTACGTTGACACCTTCAACCAAGGTGGAGGAAGCTCTGCAAACCTATTTCAGTCACCATCTGTTCCATCTGCCAAACCTGCTCTTGCTGTCAAGGCCAAGTTTTTTATTCCTGCTCCCGCACCATCATCAAATGAGCAGACAATGGAGGCTATAGAAGAAAACAATCTAGAAGATAATTTAGCTAATGAATATCCCTCAACATCATATAGGAATGATGGGTCATTCCAATCCCCCAAACCAGCAACACCATTGGTCAGACACCCAAGTATGGGCAACGTCTCAAACTATGGAGCAGTAATGAATGGCAGTAACTGTAGTTCTCCTCACTCACGGCGGACAGCTTCATGGGGTGGGAGTATTGGTGATTCATTTAGTCCCACTAAATTGCGTGAAATTATGCCACTGGGGGAAGCTTTGGGAATGCCGCCATCAATGTATATGTCTGATGACGTTTCTATGGTGGGAACACATATGAGGAGTGGGAGTGTTGGAGAAGATCTTCACGAGGTTGATCTTTGA